In the Streptomyces sp. NBC_00525 genome, one interval contains:
- a CDS encoding DEAD/DEAH box helicase, whose amino-acid sequence MTTTASHHLSPAFPGRAPWGTAGKLRAWQQGAMEKYIQEQPRDFLAVATPGAGKTTFALTLASWLLHHHVVQQITVVAPTEHLKKQWAEAAARIGIKLDPDYSAGPLSKEYHGVAVTYAGVGVRPMLHRNRCEQRKTLVILDEIHHAGDSKSWGEACQEAFDPATRRLALTGTPFRSDTNPIPFVVYEEGDDGIRRSSADYTYGYGNALADGVVRPVIFLSYSGNMRWRTKAGDEIEARLGEPMTKDAIGQAWRTALAPTGEWIPNVLSAADKRLTEVRKGIPDAGGLVIATDQESARAYAKILKKVTGETPTVVLSDEKAASKKIDKFSQDDSRWMVAVRMVSEGVDVPRLAVGVYATTISTPLFFAQAVGRFVRSRRRGETASVFVPTIPMLLEFANEMEVERDHVLDKPKRGSDEENPFAEEDKLLADAERLEDEETEEQLPFEALESDAVFDRVLYDGAEFGMQAHPGSEEEQDYLGIPGLLEPDQVQLLLQKRQTRQIAHSRQKPAAEADLLEKPAQDRPVVTHKQLLGLRKQLNTMVSAYTHQSGKPHGVIHTELRRVCGGPPSAEATAGQIEQRIKKVQEWATRMR is encoded by the coding sequence GTGACTACTACCGCCTCCCACCACCTCTCACCCGCCTTCCCCGGCCGCGCCCCCTGGGGCACGGCCGGCAAGCTGCGAGCCTGGCAGCAGGGCGCCATGGAGAAGTACATCCAGGAGCAGCCGCGCGACTTCCTCGCCGTCGCCACCCCCGGCGCGGGGAAGACCACCTTCGCGCTGACCCTCGCCTCCTGGCTGCTGCACCACCACGTCGTGCAGCAGATCACCGTCGTCGCACCCACCGAGCATCTGAAGAAGCAGTGGGCCGAGGCGGCCGCCCGGATAGGGATCAAGCTCGACCCCGACTACAGCGCCGGTCCGCTGAGCAAGGAGTACCACGGGGTAGCCGTCACCTACGCGGGCGTCGGCGTCCGCCCGATGCTGCACCGCAACCGGTGCGAGCAGCGCAAGACGCTCGTCATCCTCGACGAGATCCACCACGCCGGGGACTCCAAGTCCTGGGGCGAGGCGTGCCAGGAGGCGTTCGACCCGGCCACCCGCCGGCTCGCCCTCACCGGCACCCCGTTCCGCTCGGACACCAACCCCATCCCGTTCGTCGTGTACGAGGAGGGCGACGACGGCATCCGGCGCTCCTCCGCCGACTACACCTACGGCTACGGCAACGCCCTGGCCGACGGCGTCGTGCGCCCGGTGATATTCCTCAGCTACAGCGGCAACATGCGCTGGCGCACCAAGGCCGGCGACGAGATCGAGGCCCGGCTCGGCGAGCCCATGACCAAGGACGCCATCGGGCAGGCGTGGCGCACCGCCCTGGCGCCCACCGGCGAGTGGATTCCCAATGTGCTGAGCGCCGCCGACAAGCGGCTCACCGAGGTCCGCAAGGGCATCCCGGACGCCGGCGGGCTCGTCATCGCCACGGACCAGGAGTCGGCACGCGCGTACGCCAAGATCCTCAAGAAGGTCACCGGCGAGACCCCCACCGTCGTCCTGTCCGACGAGAAGGCCGCGTCCAAGAAGATCGACAAGTTCAGCCAGGACGACTCGCGCTGGATGGTCGCGGTCCGCATGGTCTCCGAGGGCGTGGACGTGCCGCGCCTCGCGGTCGGGGTGTACGCCACCACCATCTCGACCCCGCTCTTCTTCGCCCAGGCCGTCGGCCGCTTCGTCCGCTCCCGCAGGCGCGGCGAGACCGCGTCCGTGTTCGTCCCCACCATCCCGATGCTCCTGGAGTTCGCCAACGAGATGGAGGTCGAGCGGGACCACGTGCTCGACAAGCCGAAGAGGGGCAGCGACGAGGAGAACCCGTTCGCCGAGGAGGACAAGCTCCTCGCCGACGCCGAGCGGCTGGAGGACGAGGAGACCGAGGAGCAGCTGCCCTTCGAGGCGCTGGAGTCCGACGCCGTCTTCGACCGGGTGCTGTACGACGGCGCCGAGTTCGGCATGCAGGCCCACCCCGGCAGCGAGGAGGAGCAGGACTACCTCGGCATCCCCGGCCTCCTCGAACCCGACCAGGTGCAGCTGCTCCTCCAGAAGCGGCAGACCCGGCAGATCGCGCACAGCAGGCAGAAGCCCGCAGCCGAGGCCGACCTGCTGGAGAAGCCCGCCCAGGACCGGCCGGTCGTCACGCACAAGCAGCTCCTCGGGCTGCGCAAGCAGCTCAACACCATGGTGTCGGCCTACACCCACCAGAGCGGCAAGCCGCACGGCGTCATCCACACCGAGCTGCGCCGGGTCTGCGGCGGGCCGCCGAGCGCGGAGGCCACCGCCGGGCAGATCGAGCAGCGCATCAAGAAGGTCCAGGAGTGGGCCACCCGCATGAGGTGA
- a CDS encoding type II toxin-antitoxin system death-on-curing family toxin, protein MSCVYLSSEDVLVIAEHACPDMRIVLRDGGLLESAVHRPSAAMFGQEAYPDVLEKAAALLQSLSVNRPFFDGNKRTAWLSCVTFLVMNGVGLRPDIDAAERLVIAVATGEVDELQAIADGLRDLVSAPV, encoded by the coding sequence GTGAGCTGTGTCTACCTGAGCTCCGAGGACGTTCTCGTCATCGCCGAGCACGCCTGTCCTGACATGCGGATCGTGCTCCGCGACGGCGGTCTCCTGGAGTCGGCGGTCCACCGGCCCTCGGCCGCCATGTTCGGCCAGGAGGCGTACCCGGACGTCCTGGAGAAGGCGGCCGCGCTGCTTCAGTCCCTGTCGGTCAACCGCCCGTTCTTCGACGGGAACAAGCGGACCGCCTGGCTGTCCTGCGTGACCTTCCTCGTCATGAACGGGGTCGGCCTCCGGCCGGACATCGACGCGGCGGAACGCCTGGTCATCGCGGTCGCGACGGGCGAGGTGGACGAGTTGCAGGCCATCGCCGACGGACTGCGCGACCTGGTGAGCGCCCCCGTGTGA
- a CDS encoding ribbon-helix-helix protein, CopG family, translating into MAMNLRLRDDQTEALKQRAEQEGASMHAIVLRAVDDYLARTAQQAIVRRTAQEQAAKWSELMERLK; encoded by the coding sequence ATGGCCATGAACCTGCGTCTCCGCGACGACCAGACGGAAGCCCTCAAGCAGCGTGCCGAGCAGGAGGGCGCCAGCATGCACGCCATAGTGCTCAGGGCCGTGGACGACTATCTGGCCCGTACGGCTCAGCAGGCGATCGTCCGCCGCACGGCGCAGGAGCAGGCGGCCAAGTGGAGCGAGCTCATGGAGCGGCTCAAGTGA
- a CDS encoding MFS transporter, with protein MTALEPRDADVPRLIEDPDAPGVAKPAPPEGVLGRTYRALSIGIVSVVFLIAFEATAVGTAMPVAARELHGIPLYAFAFSAYFTTSLFAMVLSGQWADRRGPLAPLAAGISAFGAGLLLSGTAGTMWLFIAGRAVQGLGGGLVIVALYVVIGRAYPERLRPAIMAAFAASWVIPSVVGPLAAGSVTEHLGWRWVFIGIPVLVVFPLALALPEIRRKASGPADPAVAAAGFDRRRIALALAISLGAGLLQYAGQELDWLSLLPAVAGAALLVPAIRGLLPHGTWRAARGLPAVVLLRGVAAGSFIAAESFVPLMLVTQRGLSPTLAGLSLAAGGGTWALGSFVQSRPRVEPYRGRLMVGAMILVALSIAAAPAVLIDSVPVWTVAVAWAFGCFGMGLVIASTSVLLLKLSAPEEAGANSAALQISDGLSNVLLLAAGGAAFAALGGGTMDAAHEAAATNSHPAAFAVVFFPMAAVALAGAWVAARVRER; from the coding sequence ATGACCGCCCTGGAACCGCGGGACGCCGATGTCCCGCGCCTCATCGAAGACCCCGACGCCCCCGGCGTCGCGAAGCCCGCACCGCCGGAGGGGGTCCTCGGGCGGACGTACCGGGCGCTCAGCATCGGCATCGTGTCCGTGGTCTTCCTGATCGCCTTCGAGGCGACGGCCGTGGGCACCGCGATGCCGGTCGCCGCGCGGGAACTGCACGGCATCCCGCTGTACGCGTTCGCGTTCTCGGCGTACTTCACCACCAGCCTCTTCGCCATGGTGCTGTCCGGGCAGTGGGCGGACCGGCGCGGCCCGCTGGCGCCGCTGGCCGCCGGGATCAGCGCCTTCGGGGCGGGGCTGCTGCTGTCCGGGACCGCGGGCACGATGTGGCTGTTCATCGCGGGGCGCGCCGTGCAGGGGCTCGGCGGCGGGCTGGTCATCGTCGCGCTGTACGTGGTGATCGGGCGGGCCTATCCGGAGCGGCTGCGGCCGGCGATCATGGCCGCGTTCGCCGCGAGCTGGGTCATCCCCTCCGTCGTCGGACCGCTGGCCGCCGGCAGCGTGACCGAGCACCTGGGCTGGCGGTGGGTGTTCATCGGCATCCCGGTCCTGGTGGTCTTCCCGCTCGCGCTGGCGCTGCCGGAGATCCGGCGCAAGGCATCCGGGCCCGCGGACCCGGCGGTGGCCGCGGCGGGGTTCGACCGGCGGCGCATCGCGCTCGCGCTGGCGATCTCGCTGGGGGCCGGGCTGCTCCAGTACGCCGGCCAGGAGCTGGACTGGCTGTCCCTGCTGCCTGCGGTGGCCGGGGCCGCGCTGCTCGTACCGGCTATCCGGGGCCTGCTGCCGCACGGCACCTGGCGCGCCGCGCGCGGGCTGCCGGCGGTGGTGCTGCTGCGCGGGGTGGCCGCCGGTTCCTTCATCGCCGCCGAGTCCTTCGTCCCGCTGATGCTGGTCACCCAGCGCGGGCTCTCGCCGACGCTGGCGGGTCTCTCGCTGGCGGCAGGCGGCGGTACGTGGGCGCTGGGCTCCTTCGTACAGTCCCGGCCCCGCGTGGAGCCGTACCGGGGGCGCCTGATGGTCGGCGCGATGATCCTGGTCGCGCTCTCCATCGCGGCCGCCCCGGCGGTGCTGATCGACTCCGTGCCGGTGTGGACGGTGGCGGTGGCCTGGGCGTTCGGCTGCTTCGGCATGGGCCTGGTGATCGCCTCCACCAGCGTGCTCCTGCTGAAGCTCTCCGCCCCCGAGGAGGCGGGCGCCAACTCCGCCGCCCTCCAGATCTCCGACGGCCTCTCCAACGTGCTCCTGCTGGCCGCCGGCGGAGCCGCGTTCGCCGCCCTGGGCGGCGGCACGATGGACGCCGCCCACGAAGCCGCCGCCACCAACTCCCACCCGGCCGCCTTCGCGGTGGTCTTCTTCCCGATGGCGGCGGTCGCCCTGGCGGGCGCGTGGGTGGCGGCACGGGTACGGGAGCGCTGA
- a CDS encoding alpha/beta hydrolase, with protein sequence MRLPELRDAEPFLLTDAGDAWNALAEKVVTRAGEFGTYLHRPLVEEKVWGGLTAETAAERLGRIRWYMNIAKEELAGVGTVLRACGEELALQQVRLRTALDDASGAGYKVADDGSVTAPTIDTAHMAPGDVGMMHRDQAARAQEYADRIAEAWRGAQAADKEYAASIKIFTDAANRCAKGDWSARLLELATASGADNELLTRLGMPDAKAPADAVQSWWASLSPALRTELIEDYPQLLGNRDGIPAADRDHANRLYLPTLLDSLETRYAAASGDEAAALKDKIEGVKGIQQQLGVEREYPLYLLGLGDEGNGRAIVSFGNPDTSQNVSAYVPGLNTKLSGHFASSDVERAWNVADMANDRYPDTTTASIVWLGYDAPQLDGFTWSSTDVMGEGDAKAGAPAYNSFLNGIHATHESGAPHVTAIGHSYGSLTVGQATQLPGGIPADDVVLVGSPGAGVDRAAHLGVGADHVYVGAAENDQVTYLTATPPGREYGGEKHNWFGTDPADDHFGGHHFSVAAGEDTGMWGLVTGNTPAHSIYFDPKDGGSSLYNIASVVAGHGEAIITTAPR encoded by the coding sequence ATGCGCCTGCCGGAACTCCGCGACGCCGAGCCCTTCCTGCTGACCGACGCAGGTGACGCCTGGAACGCGCTGGCGGAGAAGGTCGTCACCCGGGCCGGCGAATTCGGCACCTACCTGCACCGCCCTCTCGTCGAGGAGAAGGTGTGGGGCGGACTCACCGCCGAGACCGCCGCCGAACGGCTCGGCCGGATTCGCTGGTACATGAACATCGCCAAGGAGGAACTGGCGGGCGTCGGCACCGTGTTACGTGCCTGCGGTGAGGAACTGGCCCTCCAGCAGGTCCGGCTCAGGACCGCCCTCGACGACGCGTCGGGCGCCGGCTACAAGGTCGCCGACGACGGCTCGGTCACCGCTCCGACCATCGACACCGCCCACATGGCGCCGGGCGACGTCGGGATGATGCACCGGGACCAGGCGGCCCGCGCCCAGGAGTACGCCGACCGGATCGCCGAGGCGTGGCGCGGGGCGCAGGCGGCGGACAAGGAGTACGCGGCGAGCATCAAGATCTTCACCGACGCGGCCAACCGGTGCGCCAAGGGCGACTGGTCGGCCCGTCTGCTGGAACTGGCTACGGCGAGCGGGGCCGACAACGAACTGCTGACCCGGCTCGGCATGCCAGATGCCAAGGCCCCGGCCGACGCCGTCCAGTCCTGGTGGGCCTCGCTCTCACCGGCGCTCCGCACCGAGCTGATCGAGGACTACCCGCAGCTGCTCGGCAACCGCGACGGCATCCCGGCGGCCGACCGCGACCACGCCAACCGCCTGTACCTGCCGACCCTGCTGGACAGCCTGGAGACCCGGTACGCGGCGGCCTCGGGGGACGAGGCGGCGGCGCTCAAGGACAAGATCGAGGGGGTGAAGGGGATCCAGCAGCAGCTCGGCGTGGAACGGGAGTACCCCCTGTATCTGTTGGGCCTGGGCGACGAGGGCAACGGCCGCGCCATCGTGTCCTTCGGCAACCCGGACACGTCGCAGAACGTGTCCGCCTACGTGCCGGGACTGAACACGAAACTGAGCGGGCACTTCGCCTCGTCGGACGTGGAGCGCGCCTGGAACGTGGCGGACATGGCGAACGATAGGTACCCGGATACCACCACCGCCTCTATCGTCTGGCTGGGCTATGACGCGCCCCAACTGGACGGCTTCACCTGGTCGTCCACCGATGTCATGGGTGAAGGAGACGCCAAGGCCGGTGCTCCGGCCTACAACAGTTTCCTGAACGGTATCCATGCCACGCACGAATCCGGGGCGCCGCATGTGACAGCCATCGGCCACTCGTACGGGTCGCTGACCGTCGGCCAGGCCACCCAGCTGCCCGGCGGAATTCCCGCCGACGACGTGGTCCTGGTGGGCAGCCCGGGTGCCGGCGTCGACCGGGCCGCGCACCTCGGCGTGGGCGCCGACCACGTCTACGTCGGTGCGGCGGAGAACGATCAGGTCACCTATCTGACGGCAACACCTCCGGGAAGGGAGTACGGGGGCGAAAAGCACAATTGGTTCGGCACCGATCCGGCGGACGACCACTTTGGAGGGCACCACTTCAGCGTCGCCGCCGGTGAGGACACTGGAATGTGGGGGCTGGTGACCGGAAACACCCCAGCGCACTCGATCTATTTCGACCCGAAGGACGGAGGCAGCTCTCTGTACAACATCGCGAGCGTCGTGGCCGGTCATGGTGAAGCGATCATCACCACGGCACCGAGGTGA
- a CDS encoding xanthine dehydrogenase family protein molybdopterin-binding subunit — translation MSNDAAGATPTTITIPSPAGPGAAEAERPRLGIGASLPAADTRAKTEGTFPYAADLWAEGLLWAAVLRSPHAHARILSIDTSAAAAMPGVRAVVTHEDVPGEALYGRKVVDRPVFAADLVRHHGEPIAAVAADHPDTARLAAAAIAVEYEVLEAVTDPEKAFAAEPLHPDGNLVRHIPLRYGDPEATGEVVVEGLYRIGRQDPAPIGAEAGLAVPRPDGGVELYTASTDPHTDRDLAAACFGLEPERVKVVVTGVPGATGDREDPGFQLPLGLLALRTGCPVKLAATREESFLGHAHRHPTLLRYRHHADAEGRLVKVEAQILLDAGAYADDSSESLAAAVAFACGPYVVPHAFIEGWAVRTNNPPSGHVRGEGAMQVCAAYEGQMDKLAAKLGVDPADLRMRNVLATGDILPTGQTVTCPAPVAELLTAVRDFPLPALPKDAPEDDWLLPGGPEGAGEPGAVRRGVGYALGMVHMLGAEGADEVSTATVRVHDSVATVICAAVETGQGFSTLARQVVQETLGVEEVHVAAVDTDQPPAGAATHGRHTWVSAGAVERAAKMVRTQLLQPLAHKFGMSTELLQIADGKITSYDGVLSTTVSEALDGKELWATAQCRPHPTEPLDESGQGDAFVGMAFCAIRAVVDVDIELGSVRVVEMAVAQDVGRVLNPAQLATRIEAGVTQGIGAALTENLRTARGLVRHPDLTGYALPTTLDAPEIRIVKLIEERDVVAPFGAKPASAVPVVTSPAAVASAVRAATGRPVNRLPIRPQAAVVTSQG, via the coding sequence GTGAGCAACGACGCGGCGGGCGCCACCCCCACGACGATCACCATTCCGTCGCCGGCCGGTCCCGGCGCGGCGGAGGCCGAGCGGCCCCGGCTGGGCATCGGCGCCTCGCTGCCGGCCGCGGACACCCGCGCCAAGACCGAGGGCACCTTCCCGTACGCCGCCGACCTGTGGGCCGAGGGTCTGCTCTGGGCGGCCGTCCTGCGCTCCCCGCACGCGCACGCCCGCATCCTGTCCATCGACACCTCGGCGGCCGCCGCGATGCCCGGCGTACGGGCGGTCGTCACCCATGAGGACGTGCCGGGCGAGGCACTGTACGGCCGCAAGGTCGTGGACCGGCCGGTGTTCGCCGCCGACCTGGTCCGCCACCACGGCGAGCCGATCGCGGCCGTCGCCGCCGACCACCCGGACACGGCCCGGCTGGCCGCCGCCGCCATCGCCGTCGAGTACGAGGTGCTGGAGGCCGTCACCGACCCGGAGAAGGCGTTCGCGGCCGAGCCGCTGCACCCCGACGGCAACCTCGTACGCCACATCCCGCTGCGCTACGGCGACCCGGAGGCCACCGGCGAGGTCGTCGTGGAGGGGCTGTACCGCATCGGCCGCCAGGACCCGGCCCCGATCGGCGCCGAGGCCGGCCTCGCCGTGCCCCGGCCGGACGGCGGGGTCGAGCTGTACACCGCCTCCACGGACCCGCACACCGACCGCGACCTGGCCGCCGCCTGCTTCGGCCTGGAACCCGAGCGGGTCAAGGTCGTCGTCACCGGCGTGCCCGGCGCCACCGGCGACCGCGAGGACCCCGGCTTCCAGCTGCCGCTGGGGCTGCTGGCCCTGCGCACCGGCTGCCCGGTGAAGCTCGCCGCCACCCGCGAGGAGTCCTTCCTCGGCCACGCCCACCGCCACCCCACGCTGCTGCGCTACCGCCACCACGCGGACGCCGAGGGCCGGCTGGTCAAGGTGGAGGCGCAGATCCTGCTGGACGCCGGGGCGTACGCGGACGACTCCTCGGAGTCGCTGGCCGCCGCGGTGGCCTTCGCCTGCGGCCCGTACGTCGTCCCGCACGCCTTCATCGAGGGCTGGGCGGTACGGACGAACAACCCGCCGTCCGGCCATGTCCGGGGCGAGGGCGCGATGCAGGTGTGCGCGGCCTACGAGGGCCAGATGGACAAGCTGGCGGCCAAGCTGGGCGTCGACCCGGCCGATCTGCGCATGCGCAACGTCCTGGCCACCGGGGACATCCTGCCCACCGGCCAGACGGTGACCTGCCCCGCCCCGGTCGCCGAACTGCTCACCGCCGTACGGGACTTCCCGCTGCCCGCGCTGCCCAAGGACGCCCCGGAGGACGACTGGCTGCTGCCGGGCGGGCCGGAGGGCGCGGGGGAGCCGGGCGCGGTGCGGCGCGGCGTCGGATACGCGCTGGGCATGGTCCACATGCTCGGCGCGGAGGGCGCCGACGAGGTGTCCACGGCCACGGTCCGGGTCCACGACTCGGTCGCCACGGTCATCTGCGCGGCCGTCGAGACGGGCCAGGGCTTCTCCACGCTGGCCCGCCAGGTGGTCCAGGAGACCCTGGGCGTCGAGGAGGTGCACGTCGCCGCCGTGGACACCGACCAGCCACCGGCCGGCGCGGCCACCCACGGCCGCCACACCTGGGTCTCGGCCGGCGCCGTCGAACGCGCCGCCAAGATGGTCCGCACCCAGCTCCTCCAGCCGCTGGCCCACAAGTTCGGCATGTCCACGGAGCTGCTCCAGATCGCCGACGGCAAGATCACCTCGTACGACGGGGTGCTCTCCACGACGGTGTCGGAGGCGCTGGACGGCAAGGAGCTGTGGGCCACCGCGCAGTGCCGCCCGCACCCCACCGAGCCGCTCGACGAGTCCGGGCAGGGCGACGCCTTCGTGGGCATGGCCTTCTGCGCGATCCGCGCCGTGGTGGACGTGGACATCGAGCTGGGCTCGGTACGCGTGGTCGAGATGGCGGTCGCCCAGGACGTCGGCCGGGTCCTCAACCCGGCCCAGCTGGCGACCCGTATCGAGGCGGGCGTCACCCAGGGCATCGGCGCCGCCCTCACCGAGAACCTGCGCACCGCCCGCGGCCTCGTCCGCCACCCGGACCTGACCGGCTACGCGCTGCCGACGACGCTGGACGCGCCGGAGATCCGCATCGTGAAGCTGATCGAGGAGCGGGACGTGGTGGCGCCGTTCGGCGCGAAGCCCGCGTCGGCGGTGCCGGTCGTGACCTCCCCGGCCGCCGTGGCGTCGGCGGTCCGCGCGGCGACGGGCCGCCCGGTCAACCGCCTCCCGATCCGCCCCCAGGCCGCGGTCGTCACCTCGCAGGGCTGA
- a CDS encoding 2Fe-2S iron-sulfur cluster-binding protein: MSKENPAEQPGGWQPTPQGDYDGDATAFVQLPPEDLADIPLAAPGHGYVPPMILPLTPAAGLDPAATGNWAVQPPVQPAAPQPEPSAPDAVHWPDPNQQTGYGYQEPYPADASTAGQDISTAWPTAETGLSDDSGELYTAPPAADWYADRPATLPGGAPAPWAVPAQEPHAESAPEAEAAPGPDEQPHPDPVHEQAPDAEAAHEEPAPVPAEADPAPTPAPGTEAPGTEAPGTDALGAEAAEPEAADDAGTAGPAPDPGTAAPGPVLPGATEHPAVSYVLHVNGADRPVADAWIGESLLYVLRERLGLAGAKDGCSQGECGACNVQVDGRLVASCLVPAATTAGSEVRTVEGLAVDGEPSDVQRALADRGAVQCGFCIPGMAMTVHDLLEGNHRPSELETRRALCGNLCRCSGYRGVLEAVNEVIAGREAAAEAAAAEHEEARIPHQAVHQQDGGMA, translated from the coding sequence GTGAGCAAGGAGAACCCCGCCGAGCAGCCGGGCGGCTGGCAGCCGACCCCGCAGGGCGACTACGACGGCGACGCGACGGCCTTCGTCCAGCTGCCGCCGGAGGACCTGGCGGACATTCCGCTGGCCGCGCCCGGTCACGGCTACGTCCCGCCGATGATCCTGCCGCTGACCCCGGCGGCCGGTCTGGACCCGGCGGCCACCGGCAACTGGGCCGTCCAGCCGCCCGTCCAGCCCGCCGCCCCGCAGCCCGAGCCGTCCGCCCCGGACGCGGTGCACTGGCCGGACCCCAACCAGCAGACCGGCTACGGCTACCAGGAGCCGTACCCGGCCGACGCGAGCACGGCCGGCCAGGACATCTCGACGGCCTGGCCCACCGCGGAGACCGGCCTCTCCGACGACTCCGGCGAGCTGTACACGGCCCCGCCGGCCGCCGACTGGTACGCCGACCGCCCGGCCACCCTGCCGGGCGGCGCCCCGGCCCCGTGGGCGGTCCCGGCCCAGGAGCCCCACGCCGAGAGCGCTCCCGAGGCGGAGGCGGCGCCCGGTCCCGACGAGCAGCCCCACCCGGACCCGGTCCACGAACAGGCGCCCGACGCGGAAGCGGCCCACGAGGAGCCCGCCCCCGTCCCGGCCGAAGCGGACCCGGCCCCTACCCCGGCCCCCGGCACCGAAGCCCCCGGCACCGAAGCCCCCGGCACCGACGCCCTCGGCGCGGAAGCGGCGGAACCGGAAGCCGCGGACGACGCCGGCACGGCCGGCCCCGCGCCGGACCCCGGAACGGCCGCCCCCGGCCCCGTCCTGCCCGGCGCCACCGAGCATCCCGCCGTCTCCTACGTGCTGCACGTCAACGGCGCGGACCGGCCCGTCGCGGACGCCTGGATCGGCGAGTCGCTGCTCTACGTGCTGCGCGAGCGCCTCGGGCTCGCCGGGGCCAAGGACGGCTGCTCGCAGGGCGAGTGCGGGGCGTGCAACGTCCAGGTGGACGGGCGGCTCGTCGCGTCCTGCCTGGTCCCCGCCGCCACCACCGCCGGCAGCGAGGTCCGCACGGTCGAGGGCCTGGCCGTCGACGGGGAGCCCTCCGACGTGCAGCGGGCGCTCGCCGACCGGGGCGCCGTCCAGTGCGGCTTCTGCATCCCCGGCATGGCGATGACCGTGCACGACCTCCTGGAGGGCAACCACCGCCCCAGCGAGCTGGAGACCCGCCGGGCGCTCTGCGGCAACCTCTGCCGCTGCTCCGGCTACCGGGGCGTCCTGGAGGCGGTCAACGAGGTCATCGCGGGCCGCGAGGCCGCCGCCGAGGCCGCGGCGGCGGAGCACGAAGAGGCCCGCATTCCCCATCAGGCGGTCCACCAGCAGGACGGAGGCATGGCGTGA
- a CDS encoding FAD binding domain-containing protein, translating into MTTHAPQATQSVTLPASLDEAVAALGAMPAAVPVAGGTDLMSAVNKGLLRPSGLVGLGRISELRGWHYQDGHALLGAGLTHARMGRPDFAALIPALAAAARAAGPPQIRNAGTLGGNIATAAPTGDALPVLAALEAELVIAGPGGARREIPVSHLLAGREMLEPAELIGFVRVPLLHAPQVFLKATGRTGPGRATASVAIVLDPARRGVRCAVGAIAPMPLRPLEAERWIASLIDWDGARGLAPDALAAFGEYVAAACIPDQEPPADGGQAPPLPPAVLHLRRTVAALARRALGRALS; encoded by the coding sequence TTGACCACGCACGCACCGCAGGCGACGCAGTCCGTGACGCTGCCTGCCTCGCTGGACGAGGCGGTGGCGGCACTCGGCGCCATGCCGGCCGCCGTCCCCGTGGCAGGCGGCACGGACCTGATGTCGGCCGTCAACAAGGGGCTCCTGCGCCCCTCCGGCCTCGTCGGGCTCGGCCGGATCAGCGAACTGCGCGGCTGGCACTACCAGGACGGACACGCCCTGCTGGGCGCCGGCCTGACCCACGCGCGCATGGGGCGGCCCGACTTCGCGGCCCTCATCCCCGCGCTCGCCGCCGCCGCCCGCGCGGCGGGCCCCCCGCAGATCCGCAACGCCGGCACGCTCGGCGGCAACATCGCGACCGCCGCCCCCACCGGGGACGCGCTGCCGGTGCTCGCCGCGCTGGAGGCCGAACTCGTCATCGCGGGCCCCGGCGGCGCCCGCCGCGAGATCCCCGTCTCCCATCTGCTGGCCGGCCGCGAGATGCTGGAGCCCGCCGAGCTGATCGGCTTCGTTCGCGTACCGCTGCTGCACGCCCCGCAGGTCTTCCTCAAGGCCACCGGGCGCACCGGGCCCGGCCGCGCCACCGCCTCCGTCGCGATCGTCCTCGACCCGGCCAGGCGCGGAGTGCGCTGCGCGGTCGGCGCCATCGCGCCGATGCCGCTGCGCCCGCTGGAGGCCGAGCGCTGGATCGCCTCGCTGATCGACTGGGACGGGGCGCGCGGCCTCGCGCCGGACGCGCTGGCCGCCTTCGGCGAGTACGTCGCCGCCGCCTGCATCCCGGACCAGGAACCACCCGCCGACGGGGGCCAGGCACCACCGCTGCCCCCCGCCGTACTGCATCTGCGGCGCACCGTCGCCGCACTGGCCCGACGCGCGCTGGGGAGGGCACTGTCGTGA